One window of the Sander lucioperca isolate FBNREF2018 chromosome 5, SLUC_FBN_1.2, whole genome shotgun sequence genome contains the following:
- the LOC116055575 gene encoding olfactory receptor 1-like encodes MINSTQVSYFTLATYFDTGVFKYLYFLLILSLYVFIVCANLLLIVVICMNRSLHEPMYLFLCSLFVNELYGSTGLFPFLLVQILSDIHTISAPFCFLQMFCVYTYGSVEFTNLAVISYDRYLAICYPLQYHVHMTSNKVIVLIAVTWSLPFFAVFVTTLLSASLQLCGNIINIVYCDNYSIIKLACYETRVNDVYELIAASLTFCVPVSVIFYTYIKILKVCFSGSKQTRQKAVSTCTPHLASLLNFFFGSFFEILQSRFDMSSVPTVLRILLSLYFLTCQPIFNPVMYGLNMSKIRIMCQSLLSCSVLGGCCNFFFRSVTSTVSGLKLF; translated from the coding sequence ATGATAAACTCTACACAGGTTTCATATTTCACACTTGCTACCTACTTTGACACCGGGgttttcaaatatttatatttcttgCTCATTTTGTCTTTGTATGTTTTCATAGTTTGTGCTAATCTTTTGCTGATTGTGGTTATCTGTATGAACAGGAGCTTACATGAACCTATGTACCTTTTTCTGTGCAGCCtgtttgtaaatgaactgtatggTAGTACAGGGTTGTTTCCATTCCTTCTGGTTCAGATCCTCTCAGACATTCACACTATTTCTGCTCCcttctgtttcctgcagatgttctGTGTGTATACTTATGGCAGTGTAGAGTTTACTAATTTAGCCGTCATTTCTTATGACAGATATCTTGCTATCTGTTATCCTCTGCAATATCACGTGCATATGACATCTAATAAGGTCATTGTGCTTATTGCTGTAACATGGTCTCTtcctttttttgctgtttttgtcacGACATTATTGAGTGCCTCCTTACAGCTGTGTGGGAACATCATTAATATAGTTTACTGTGACAACTATTCCATCATAAAATTGGCTTGCTATGAAACAAGAGTAAATGATGTCTATGAACTCATTGCTGCTTCTCTAACATTCTGTGTTCCTGTATCTGTAATCTTTTACACTTACATTAAGATccttaaagtgtgtttttctgGTTCTAAACAGACCAGACAGAAAGCTGTCAGTACCTGCACACCTCACCTCGCTTCTCTGCTCAACTTTTTCTTTGGTTCTTTCTTTGAAATATTACAGAGCAGGTTTGATATGAGCAGTGTACCCACCGTGTTACGAATATTGTTGTCATTGTATTTTCTGACATGCCAACCGATCTTTAACCCTGTAATGTACGGCCTCAACATGTCCAAAATACGCATCATGTGTCAAAGTCTGCTTTCATGTTCTGTGTTGGGAGGTTgctgtaatttcttttttcgTTCAGTAACTAGCACGGTATCGGGATTGAAATTGttttaa
- the LOC116055576 gene encoding uncharacterized protein LOC116055576 — translation MSTVGNSTRRSNVAVRFDDTLIQQDVEAPLTDQTRGFLNQPGYLLGNIKPHHPASNKKAENRPPSPQEERVRKGEGFSLDHCAELHCNEERTVTSLNRYNDVGIVIKPNRLSRKYRKRSNLTSESNRGAFPPKRPRPVFVQADPPLSVILKGHNSGIEQTKPVTPLLSQHPLAAGVVTPEVEVLQPTQRGSIDRGQSLCPIQRGEALETIERAGENQTTDGFLHLREVLTPHDNNVLNTTPCIHQSPAAERTLAGVEEQEQERGGSEDLLLSEASHVLFPPNQDAWLWDYDNNVGDLNCCDTLLEYICRLESDSIASACMPDTPTLHKQPESFRPTVTATDKRCDKAENACIDPVNRLDVDSETLLEYICNLESESIENACIDPVNRLDVNNQAERSYITKNLFEPCVAVGVSEQPTVLQGESFFNYCAETSLRQSSSDARYEQLESKIDRLINNVEALQTDSRQVQVTVQPAVLQGESSSKCCAETSLRQSSSDARYEQLESKIDGLMNKVEALQAVSTQVLDIVAALGTALTNQERSLEAAEERQLQRVVALNKVFAPVISIFQKTMTKK, via the exons ATGTCTACAGTGG GTAATTCCACAAGGAGGAGCAATGTTGCCGTGAGATTTGATGATACGCTTATTCAGCAAG atgtcgAGGCACCATTGACGGATCAAACACGCGGTTTCTTAAATCAACCTGGGTATCTGTTGGGAAATATAAAGCCTCATCATCCTGCGAGCAATaagaaagctgaaaacag GCCGCCTAGCCCCCAAGAAGAAAGGGTCCGAAAGGGCGAGGGCTTTTCACTAGATCACTGTGCGGAACTCCATTGCAACGAGGAGCGGACAGTTACATCATTAAATAGATATAACGATGTAGGTATTGTCATCAAACCAAACCGACTAAGTAGGAAGTATAGGAAGAGGAGTAATCTG ACATCAGAGTCAAACCGGGGAGCTTTCCCGCCCAAAAGACCCCGCCCGGTCTTTGTTCAAGCTGATCCACCCTTGAGCGTGATATTAAAGGGACATAACAGCGGTATAGAG CAGACAAAGCCAGTAACACCTTTGCTGAGCCAGCATCCGTTGGCCGCGGGGGTAGTCACACCTGAGGTCGAGGTGCTACAACCCACACAGCGTGGCTCTATTGACCGTGGACAAAGCCTTTGTCCTATACAAAGGGGGGAGGCGTTGGAGACCATTGAGAGAGCTGGTGAGAACCAGACAACAGACGGATTTTTACATCTGAGAGAGGTGTTAACCCCCCATGACAACAATGTGCTGAATACGACCCCCTGCATTCATCAAAGCCCCGCAGCAGAG AGAACCCTTGCCGGAGTagaagaacaagaacaagaacgAGGAGGATCTGAAGACCTACTTCTATCAGAAGCATCGCATGTATTGTTCCCTCCGAATCAGGACGCATGGCTGTGGGATTACGATAATAACGTAGGTGATTTAAACTGTTGTGACACCCTACTTGAATACATCTGTAGACTGGAGAGTGACAGCATTGCAAGCGCCTGTATGCCAGACACACCCACCCTACATAAACAACCTGAATCATTCAGACCCACTGTAACTGCGACAGATAAACGCTGTGACAAAGCTGAAAACGCCTGTATTGACCCCGTAAATAGATTAGATGTTGATAGTGAGACCCTACTTGAATACATCTGTAATCTGGAGAGTGAGAGCATTGAAAACGCCTGTATCGACCCCGTAAATAGATTAGATGTGAATAATCAAGCAGAGCGTAGTTATATCACTAAGAATCTTTTTGAGCCGTGTGTAGCCGTAGGAGTGTCCGAGCAACCCACAGTGCTTCAAGGGGAGTCATTTTTCAACTATTGCGCCGAAACTTCACTCCGTCAGTCTTCGTCAGATGCGCGTTATGAACAACTAGAATCCAAAATAGATAGACTTATAAATAATGTAGAGGCATTGCAAACTGATAGTAGACAAGTGCAAGTGACCGTGCAACCCGCGGTGCTTCAGGGTGAATCATCTTCCAAGTGTTGCGCTGAAACTTCACTCCGTCAGTCTTCGTCAGATGCGCGTTATGAACAACTAGAATCCAAAATAGACGGTCTTATGAATAAAGTAGAGGCTCTACAAGCTGTTAGTACACAAGTACTTGACATAGTCGCAGCACTCGGGACAGCGTTAACCAACCAGGAGAGATCGCTTGAAGCGGCCGAGGAGCGTCAATTACAGAGAGTTGTTGCTCTTAATAAAGTGTTTGCACCAGTGAtatcaatatttcaaaaaaCCATGACAAAGAAGTAA